Proteins encoded by one window of Crassostrea angulata isolate pt1a10 chromosome 9, ASM2561291v2, whole genome shotgun sequence:
- the LOC128163102 gene encoding uncharacterized protein LOC128163102 isoform X2, which translates to MWDEQKYSKYVIVITCFILFHHAKENNVSECESKHIGIVYSKFQEVNLDEIQNNRCIIYFVDFSEPYLVLQKVHEMSKKDYDFIFFPSNIPTFIQDFAGYFTSKTIITEQTRNCLPSVNNPEATALDVISDGRRFVKESRSQFQLQKVASMSIAIFKELRWRLSVIFFDNLYALLVDVFTERINQDYLVQKLYNVDDISDGYNLLMLLKGLYLELAEHHINFTIFCSPNNTRRILKQASAFDQSKGNFRFTALRDHSSWFVVTTSPDFDDDIGTNNSILDNVILLNLIEKEFEPVVNVKNCTTRNSDANIFFLYTLLWKTKLDCSPRCNLYRKFEPIGCVDSNGLLSYSSFFPNSNFGFNRRHLFVTTIWWPPFTERFIENGTTVKYFGYCMDLLRELAKALNFTYTVIEAPDGEFGTLLQNGSWSGMVGQLERREVDLMVATTSVRPDREMVMDFTIPFYYDTSTLLMKKPDPNEKKLFILAKPLRWEVMVCTAVVLVVSAFFLCITEQLSPYYKVHGTQGQQDFQHSFWYMFGALLTQGGESVPKSPSGRTLVSAFWLFSIVLVGTYSGNLIAFLTVPLDKPPFNSLDEMIAQSEYKWGTIGGTFFVTWFNSSTVDTLQAVWAGIKKFNETDPEVLSPDPNIHIDKMYREKYVYFGDKVYMDIRKSNQCDLMTAEEEIPNNFYAVGLPNNSLYTKTFSDQ; encoded by the exons ATGTGGGACGAACAGAAATATAGCAAATATGTGATCGTAATAacgtgttttattttatttcatcatgcTAAGGAAAACAATGTTAGTGAGTGCGAGAGTAAACATATTG GTATAGTTTACAGTAAATTTCAAGAAGTAAACCTTgatgaaatacaaaacaacagaTGCATAATCTATTTTGTGGACTTTTCTGAACCATATCTTGTTCTACAGAAAG TTCATGAAATGAGCAAAAAAgactacgattttatcttttttccctcAAACATCCCGACATTTATCCAAGACTTTGCTGGATATTTCACCAGCAAAACAATAATTACCGAACAGACAAGGAACTGTTTGCCCTCTGTAAACAATCCCGAAGCCACAGCATTAGATGTAATCAGCGATGGTCGCCGTTTCGTAAAAGAAAGCAGAAGTCAATTTCAACTTCAAAAGGTCGCTTCCATGTCAATTGCTATCTTCAAGGAACTAAGGTGGCGTTTGTCCGTCATTTTCTTCGACAATCTGTATG ctcttcTTGTTGATGTATTCACTGAGCGAATCAACCAAGATTATTTGGTACAAAAACTTTACAATGTTGACGACATTTCTGATGGGTACAATTTGTTGATGCTTCTGAAAGGGCTATATCTTGAATTGGCTGAACATCACATCAACTTTACCATTTTCTGTAGCCCAAATAATACAAGAAGGATTCTGAAACAG GCGAGTGCTTTCGACCAATCCAAAGGAAACTTTCGTTTTACTGCGCTAAGAGACCATTCTTCGTGGTTCGTTGTTACCACGTCTCCAGACTTTGATGATGACATAGGGACCAACAATTCCATCCTTGACAACGTCATTTTGCTGAATCTTATTGAAAAGGAATTTGAACCTGTGGTCAATGTTAAG AACTGTACGACAAGAAATAGCGATGCCAACATTTTCTTCTTATACACATTGCtgtggaaaacaaaattagacTGTTCGCCTCGGTGCAATCTTTATCGAAAATTCGAACCAATTGGCTGTGTTGATTCAAATGGACTACTATCGTATTCCTCGTTTTTTCCAAATTCCAATTTTGGATTCAATCGCCGACACTTGTTTGTCACAACAATCTGG TGGCCACCGTTTACGGAAAGATTTATTGAGAATGGAACGACTGTGAAATATTTCGGATACTGTATGGATCTTCTTCGAGAGTTAGCAAAAGCACTCAACTTTAC ATACACTGTGATAGAAGCGCCAGATGGGGAATTCGGGACACTGCTGCAAAATGGGTCATGGAGTGGAATGGTGGGACAATTAGAAAGACGG GAAGTTGATTTAATGGTAGCTACTACCTCTGTACGCCCTGACAGAGAAATGGTGATGGACTTCACTATTCCGTTCTATTACGATACTTCTACCCTTCTGATGAAAAAACCTGACCCTAATGAAAAGAAACTCTTCATTCTAGCGAAACCACTACGATGGGAG GTAATGGTATGCACGGCGGTAGTTCTGGTAGTTTCTGCCTTCTTTTTGTGTATAACAGAACAACTGTCTCCATATTACAAAGTCCATGGTACCCAGGGTCAACAGGATTTCCAGCACTCCTTTTGGTACATGTTTGGTGCTCTGCTGACTCAAG GAGGCGAAAGTGTTCCTAAATCCCCCAGTGGCCGTACCCTCGTCAGCGCTTTCTGGTTGTTTTCTATCGTTCTGGTTGGAACGTACAGTGGAAACCTGATCGCTTTCCTAACTGTACCATTAGATAAACCGCCATTTAATTCTCTGGATGAGATGATTGCTCAATCAGAGTATAAATGGGGTACAATTGGTGGCACTTTCTTTGTGACTTGGTTTAAT tcaTCTACAGTGGATACTCTACAAGCTGTGTGGGCAGGGATCAAAAAGTTTAACGAGACGGATCCAGAGGTGTTAAGTCCGGATCCTAATATCCACATCGACAAAATGTATCGGGAGAAGTATGTTTACTTTGGAGATAAAGTTTATATGGACATTCGAAAATCAAATCAATGCGACTTGATGACAGCTGAGGAGGAGATTCCGAATAACTTTTATGCTGTGGGTCTGCCAAACAACTCCTTGTACACAAAAACCTTCTCCGATCAGTAA
- the LOC128163102 gene encoding glutamate receptor ionotropic, kainate 1-like isoform X1 has product MWDEQKYSKYVIVITCFILFHHAKENNVSECESKHIGIVYSKFQEVNLDEIQNNRCIIYFVDFSEPYLVLQKVHEMSKKDYDFIFFPSNIPTFIQDFAGYFTSKTIITEQTRNCLPSVNNPEATALDVISDGRRFVKESRSQFQLQKVASMSIAIFKELRWRLSVIFFDNLYALLVDVFTERINQDYLVQKLYNVDDISDGYNLLMLLKGLYLELAEHHINFTIFCSPNNTRRILKQASAFDQSKGNFRFTALRDHSSWFVVTTSPDFDDDIGTNNSILDNVILLNLIEKEFEPVVNVKNCTTRNSDANIFFLYTLLWKTKLDCSPRCNLYRKFEPIGCVDSNGLLSYSSFFPNSNFGFNRRHLFVTTIWWPPFTERFIENGTTVKYFGYCMDLLRELAKALNFTYTVIEAPDGEFGTLLQNGSWSGMVGQLERREVDLMVATTSVRPDREMVMDFTIPFYYDTSTLLMKKPDPNEKKLFILAKPLRWEVMVCTAVVLVVSAFFLCITEQLSPYYKVHGTQGQQDFQHSFWYMFGALLTQGGESVPKSPSGRTLVSAFWLFSIVLVGTYSGNLIAFLTVPLDKPPFNSLDEMIAQSEYKWGTIGGTFFVTWFNSSTVDTLQAVWAGIKKFNETDPEVLSPDPNIHIDKMYREKYVYFGDKVYMDIRKSNQCDLMTAEEEIPNNFYAVGLPNNSLYTKTFSDQIISLQEGGILQTFKEKHWPKSIFCFAPSGLQSKSISLIDLQAAFYLTGVGIIAGLLVLIIEFVFYYFANKCCINLNGDKCVHLRTVATNPKIVDACHQENNGSEVLFESSSTGRENAFTKLKTNHINEI; this is encoded by the exons ATGTGGGACGAACAGAAATATAGCAAATATGTGATCGTAATAacgtgttttattttatttcatcatgcTAAGGAAAACAATGTTAGTGAGTGCGAGAGTAAACATATTG GTATAGTTTACAGTAAATTTCAAGAAGTAAACCTTgatgaaatacaaaacaacagaTGCATAATCTATTTTGTGGACTTTTCTGAACCATATCTTGTTCTACAGAAAG TTCATGAAATGAGCAAAAAAgactacgattttatcttttttccctcAAACATCCCGACATTTATCCAAGACTTTGCTGGATATTTCACCAGCAAAACAATAATTACCGAACAGACAAGGAACTGTTTGCCCTCTGTAAACAATCCCGAAGCCACAGCATTAGATGTAATCAGCGATGGTCGCCGTTTCGTAAAAGAAAGCAGAAGTCAATTTCAACTTCAAAAGGTCGCTTCCATGTCAATTGCTATCTTCAAGGAACTAAGGTGGCGTTTGTCCGTCATTTTCTTCGACAATCTGTATG ctcttcTTGTTGATGTATTCACTGAGCGAATCAACCAAGATTATTTGGTACAAAAACTTTACAATGTTGACGACATTTCTGATGGGTACAATTTGTTGATGCTTCTGAAAGGGCTATATCTTGAATTGGCTGAACATCACATCAACTTTACCATTTTCTGTAGCCCAAATAATACAAGAAGGATTCTGAAACAG GCGAGTGCTTTCGACCAATCCAAAGGAAACTTTCGTTTTACTGCGCTAAGAGACCATTCTTCGTGGTTCGTTGTTACCACGTCTCCAGACTTTGATGATGACATAGGGACCAACAATTCCATCCTTGACAACGTCATTTTGCTGAATCTTATTGAAAAGGAATTTGAACCTGTGGTCAATGTTAAG AACTGTACGACAAGAAATAGCGATGCCAACATTTTCTTCTTATACACATTGCtgtggaaaacaaaattagacTGTTCGCCTCGGTGCAATCTTTATCGAAAATTCGAACCAATTGGCTGTGTTGATTCAAATGGACTACTATCGTATTCCTCGTTTTTTCCAAATTCCAATTTTGGATTCAATCGCCGACACTTGTTTGTCACAACAATCTGG TGGCCACCGTTTACGGAAAGATTTATTGAGAATGGAACGACTGTGAAATATTTCGGATACTGTATGGATCTTCTTCGAGAGTTAGCAAAAGCACTCAACTTTAC ATACACTGTGATAGAAGCGCCAGATGGGGAATTCGGGACACTGCTGCAAAATGGGTCATGGAGTGGAATGGTGGGACAATTAGAAAGACGG GAAGTTGATTTAATGGTAGCTACTACCTCTGTACGCCCTGACAGAGAAATGGTGATGGACTTCACTATTCCGTTCTATTACGATACTTCTACCCTTCTGATGAAAAAACCTGACCCTAATGAAAAGAAACTCTTCATTCTAGCGAAACCACTACGATGGGAG GTAATGGTATGCACGGCGGTAGTTCTGGTAGTTTCTGCCTTCTTTTTGTGTATAACAGAACAACTGTCTCCATATTACAAAGTCCATGGTACCCAGGGTCAACAGGATTTCCAGCACTCCTTTTGGTACATGTTTGGTGCTCTGCTGACTCAAG GAGGCGAAAGTGTTCCTAAATCCCCCAGTGGCCGTACCCTCGTCAGCGCTTTCTGGTTGTTTTCTATCGTTCTGGTTGGAACGTACAGTGGAAACCTGATCGCTTTCCTAACTGTACCATTAGATAAACCGCCATTTAATTCTCTGGATGAGATGATTGCTCAATCAGAGTATAAATGGGGTACAATTGGTGGCACTTTCTTTGTGACTTGGTTTAAT tcaTCTACAGTGGATACTCTACAAGCTGTGTGGGCAGGGATCAAAAAGTTTAACGAGACGGATCCAGAGGTGTTAAGTCCGGATCCTAATATCCACATCGACAAAATGTATCGGGAGAAGTATGTTTACTTTGGAGATAAAGTTTATATGGACATTCGAAAATCAAATCAATGCGACTTGATGACAGCTGAGGAGGAGATTCCGAATAACTTTTATGCTGTGGGTCTGCCAAACAACTCCTTGTACACAAAAACCTTCTCCGATCA AATAATATCCCTTCAGGAAGGAGGCATTCTACAAACCTTTAAAGAAAAACACTGGCCAAAGTCGATTTTTTGTTTTGCACCTTCTGGTCTTCAATCGAAATCCATTTCTTTAATCGACCTTCAAGCGGCTTTTTATCTAACAGGAGTTGGTATCATTGCAGGATTATTAGTTTTGATTATCGAATTCGTCTTCTAttattttgcaaacaaatgttGCATCAACTTGAATGGAGACAAGTGTGTACATTTACGAACTGTTGCAACAAACCCCAAAATTGTGGATGCATGCCATCAAGAAAACAATGGGAGTGAAGTATTATTCGAATCGTCATCTACTGGGAGAGAGAATGCATTTACAAAATTGAAGACGAATCATATCAACGAAATATAA